In Engraulis encrasicolus isolate BLACKSEA-1 chromosome 15, IST_EnEncr_1.0, whole genome shotgun sequence, the following proteins share a genomic window:
- the LOC134464225 gene encoding proline-rich protein 36-like, with protein MSVQEAVTFWGWFFSHKQLEEDAELSEEAVEIIESLLYGESSLETIESPSRSSHVEEQPDLLQDDLPKDAEISEDTVETMEGPSGSAGSSLESIESPSRSSPVVEELDLLQTDMSRDIELSEEAVETMGGPSRSAGSSFEIIESPSRSSPVVEELDALQTDLPKDAEIYEDTVETMKDPSRSYPVVEEPDLLQADLPKDAELSEEAVETMKGPSRSAGSSLEIMENPPRSSVCTLESVWEMATHTAPGSAPPEVGPHLCSVRLVGCERVSEDPPCPAVTLAEHEMRARESEKTCSPAVQRKPLPRLLPLDQLAAMTLKPGPIPADLLVAMGLKPVPPLSPLDQLFAVTPSEHERRIREAEQTCTPAVQRSPLSPLSQTYRPAVQQKSLLPLPPADQLAGVTPSKHERRVREVEQTGSPAVQRRPLSPLSPVDQLATVSHSDVEKIREALKQQCRPVRRRPLPPLQQTCRPAVRPKPLPPLQQACSPAVRPRPLPPLPPANAMQRCRKKRSSAEASIDPDDKLTDSETSKSHAPISSRTVLTEHKATQTITPRDALEHKEGCEGQSKVESLRVLVLSTKLKLDLVRKLKEEAKAHHKDEKIIVKRVKKGDKMDILNGQRRVETELKIVKGQLAACLKNNKKKLVEEENEEKKRQKAHPKEAKEEKVQPKKLEKEQDKEFKKLLKEKLEMKKQEMIRIHEEERRKEEQKTNEENVTVRTIIIDMRRCRIMCRQEDKQKDSKITKKFKKQVDMLLKEEKKAEWLKYELQKLENVKMRREAEEKIQKSREMEKREEEEEKKKRGLEERSAAEQEANDWLCKMRAVLRRVRVGEARLSNLV; from the exons ATGAGTGTGCAAG AAGCTGTTACATTTTGGGGTTGGTTTTTTTCACATAAACAGTTGGAAGAGGATGCAGAGCTGTCTGAGGAGGCTGTGGAGATTATAGAGAGTCTTCTCTATGGAGAGTCTTCTTTGGAGACGATAGAGAGTCCCTCCAGATCATCTCATGTGGAGGAACAACCGGATCTCCTGCAGGACGAT TTGCCAAAGGATGCAGAGATATCTGAAGACACTGTGGAGACCATGGAAGGTCCGTCCGGGTCGGCTGGGTCTTCATTGGAGAGTATAGAGAGTCCCTCCAGATCATCTCCTGTGGTGGAAGAACTGGATCTCCTGCAGACTGAT ATGTCAAGGGATATAGAGCTGTCTGAGGAGGCTGTGGAGACCATGGGAGGTCCGTCCAGGTCGGCTGGGTCTTCTTTTGAGATCATAGAGAGTCCCTCCAGATCATCTCCTGTGGTGGAAGAACTGGATGCCTTGCAGACCGAT TTGCCAAAAGATGCAGAGATATATGAAGACACTGTGGAGACTATGAAAGATCCGTCCAGATCATATCCTGTGGTGGAAGAACCGGATCTCTTGCAGGCcgat TTGCCAAAGGATGCAGAGCTGTCTGAGGAGGCTGTGGAGACCATGAAAGGTCCATCCAGGTCAGCTGGGTCTTCTTTGGAGATTATGGAGAATCCCCCCAGATCATCTGTCTGTACTCTGGAGTCTGTGTGGGAGATGGCCACCCATACGGCACCAGGCTCAGCACCTCCAGAGGTAGGGCCACATCTGTGCTCTGTAAGACTTGTCGGCTGTGAGAGAGTGAGCGAAGATCCACCCTGCCCTGCTGTCACACTCGCTGAGCACGAGATGAGGGCTCGAGAGTCCGAGAAGACATGCAGTCCTGCAGTGCAGCGAAAACCGCTGCCTCGTCTGCTACCACTGGATCAACTCGCTGCCATGACACTCAAACCTGGTCCGATACCAGCGGATCTACTTGTTGCCATGGGACTAAAACCGGTTCCCCCCCTGTCACCACTGGATCAACTATTTGCCGTCACACCCTCTGAGCACGAGAGGAGGATTCGAGAGGCCGAGCAGACATGCACACCTGCAGTACAGCGAAGTCCGCTCTCTCCTCTGTCACAGACATATAGACCTGCAGTGCAGCAAAAATCGCTACTTCCTCTGCCCCCAGCGGATCAACTTGCTGGCGTCACACCCTCTAAGCACGAGAGGAGGGTTCGAGAGGTCGAGCAGACAGGCAGTCCTGCGGTGCAGCGAAGACCACTCTCTCCTCTGTCACCAGTGGATCAACTTGCCACCGTCTCACACTCTGATGTCGAGAAGATTCGAGAGGCCCTGAAACAGCAATGCAGACCTGTGCGGCGCAGACCGCTACCTCCTCTGCAACAGACATGCAGACCTGCAGTGCGGCCAAAACCGCTGCCTCCTCTGCAACAGGCATGCAGTCCTGCAGTGCGGCCAAGACCGCTGCCTCCTCTGCCACCTGCAAATGCAATGCAAAGGTGCAGGAAGAAGAGGTCCAGTGCTGAGGCATCCATCGATCCAGATGACAAGCTGACTGACTCAGAGACCAGCAAGTCCCATGCCCCCATCTCCTCCCGTACAGTGTTGACTGAGCACAAGGCAACACAGACAATAACACCAAGA GATGCATTGGAACACAAAGAGGGCTGTGAAGGACAATCAAAGGTTGAGAGTCTGCGAGTTTTGGTGCTCTCAACAAAATTGAAACTTGACTTGGTCAGAAAGCTTAAAGAAGAGGCCAAGGCTCACCACAAAGACGAGAAAATCATTGTGAAGAGGGTCAAAAAAGGTGATAAAATGGACATTTTGAACGGCCAGAGGAGGGTTGAAACCGAGTTGAAAATAGTCAAGGGCCAGCTAGCAGCATGCTTAAAGAACAACAAAAAgaagctggtggaggaggagaatgaagaaaaaaagagacaaaaggcTCATCCCAAAGAGGCAAAGGAAGAGAAGGTTCAACCGAAAAAGCTTGAAAAGGAACAGGACAAAGAGTTTAAAAAGCTGCTCAAAGAGAAGTTGGAAATGAAAAAACAGGAAATGATAAGAAtacatgaggaagagaggaggaaagaagagcaaAAAACGAACGAAGAAAATGTTACTGTGAGAACCATAATCATAGACATGAGGCGCTGTAGAATAATGTGCAGACAAGAAGACAAACAAAAGGACAGCAAGATAACAAAGAAATTCAAGAAGCAAGTGGACATGTTgctgaaagaggaaaagaaggcaGAATGGCTAAAATATGAGCTGCAAAAgttggaaaatgtgaaaatgagGAGGGAGGCTGAGGAAAAGATTCAGAAGAGTCGGGagatggagaaaagagaggaggaggaggagaagaagaagagagggctgGAGGAGAGGTCCGCTGCCGAACAGGAGGCAAATGACTGGCTCTGTAAGATGAGGGCTGTGCTGAGACGAGTGAGAGTGGGTGAAGCTCGTCTCAGCAACCTTGTTTAA